One Amycolatopsis sp. NBC_00355 genomic window carries:
- a CDS encoding ABC transporter permease, whose amino-acid sequence MSAPAPEIQSTVEEGFGKRPLGKRLIGANTFWIALVLVALIVVFSVLAPDAFPTVYNFQLLLIETAVLLVLSVGMTFVIITSGIDLSVGSVLIFAGMVGGKTMEAMSGGDAGGAGWGVIIVGLVVAILAGTVWGLVNGFLIAVAGIPPLIVTLGTMGAALGASLLINNGSDVRTVPVVLNKQLGYGTSFGVVPNLVLIAVVITLIGAWLLHTTKFGRYTFAIGSNAEGARRAGIGVTAHLMKVYTLTGVLAGLAGFLSLAYYNSTTITGHTSDNLNAIAATVMGGTSLFGGVGSVLGTVIGVFIPAVLKKGFNITGVPDFWQMIAVGAVLIAAVWFDQRRRRQRNSR is encoded by the coding sequence GTGAGCGCCCCGGCCCCGGAAATCCAGTCCACTGTGGAGGAAGGCTTCGGCAAGCGCCCCCTGGGGAAACGCCTGATCGGCGCCAACACGTTCTGGATCGCGCTGGTGCTGGTGGCGCTGATCGTGGTGTTCAGCGTGCTCGCGCCGGACGCGTTCCCGACGGTCTACAACTTCCAGCTGCTGCTCATCGAAACGGCCGTGCTGCTGGTGCTCTCGGTCGGCATGACGTTCGTGATCATCACCTCGGGCATCGACCTGTCGGTGGGCTCGGTGCTCATCTTCGCCGGCATGGTCGGCGGCAAGACGATGGAAGCCATGTCCGGCGGTGACGCCGGCGGCGCGGGCTGGGGCGTGATCATCGTCGGGCTGGTCGTCGCCATCCTGGCCGGCACGGTGTGGGGCCTGGTCAACGGCTTCCTCATCGCGGTCGCGGGCATCCCGCCGCTGATCGTCACGCTCGGCACGATGGGCGCGGCACTCGGCGCGTCCCTGCTGATCAACAACGGCAGCGACGTGCGCACGGTCCCGGTCGTGCTCAACAAGCAGCTCGGCTACGGCACGTCGTTCGGCGTCGTCCCGAACCTGGTGCTGATCGCCGTGGTGATCACGCTGATCGGCGCGTGGCTGCTGCACACCACGAAGTTCGGCCGCTACACCTTCGCCATCGGTTCCAACGCCGAAGGCGCGCGACGCGCGGGCATCGGCGTCACCGCCCACCTGATGAAGGTCTACACACTGACCGGCGTGCTGGCCGGGCTCGCCGGGTTCCTGTCGCTGGCCTACTACAACTCGACCACCATCACCGGGCACACCAGCGACAACCTCAACGCCATCGCGGCGACGGTGATGGGCGGGACGAGCCTCTTCGGCGGTGTCGGCTCGGTGCTCGGCACCGTGATCGGCGTGTTCATCCCGGCGGTGCTGAAGAAGGGCTTCAACATCACCGGCGTCCCGGACTTCTGGCAGATGATCGCGGTCGGCGCCGTGCTGATCGCGGCCGTCTGGTTCGACCAGCGCCGCCGCCGCCAGCGCAACTCCCGCTGA
- a CDS encoding sensor histidine kinase → MTALRLGAASRADPLPVLAAARRITDDLRDGLSGTRARRAAHGLRRLFGFPGVGLTDLSGVLHWSGRPGPDDVVATVLDGVLHSEEPASADDVLVLPLHAHDELAGALLVVGDVRDSVAGQAADLVIRALERGRLEASAEQAAQAELRALRAEMSPHFVYNALTVIASLVRSDPDRARDLMLDFADYTRYSLARHGEYTVVAEEFRAIETYLALQRAVLGERLRVQVRVAPEILAVAVPYLVLEPLVENAIRHGIEPRPEAGLVQVHGQAEGNDCVIVVEDDGVGMDPKRAADLLAGRVGDDDAAGLGLANVDRRLRDVYGAWYGLTVETEVGAGTRVIVRVPLFQPGVLP, encoded by the coding sequence ATGACCGCGCTGCGCCTGGGGGCGGCGTCCCGCGCCGACCCGCTGCCGGTGCTCGCCGCGGCCCGCCGGATCACCGACGACCTGCGTGACGGCCTGTCCGGCACCCGCGCCCGCCGCGCCGCGCACGGCCTGCGGCGGCTGTTCGGCTTCCCCGGCGTCGGCCTCACCGACCTGTCCGGGGTACTGCACTGGTCGGGCCGTCCCGGGCCGGACGACGTCGTCGCGACGGTGCTGGACGGCGTGCTGCACAGCGAGGAACCGGCCTCCGCCGACGACGTCCTCGTGCTGCCGCTGCACGCCCACGACGAGCTGGCCGGGGCGCTGCTGGTCGTCGGCGACGTCCGGGATTCCGTCGCCGGCCAAGCCGCGGACCTGGTCATCCGGGCGCTGGAACGCGGCCGGCTCGAGGCGTCCGCCGAACAGGCCGCCCAGGCCGAACTGCGCGCGCTGCGGGCCGAGATGTCGCCGCACTTCGTCTACAACGCGCTCACCGTCATCGCGTCGCTGGTGCGCTCGGACCCCGACCGCGCGCGGGACCTGATGCTCGACTTCGCCGACTACACGCGCTACAGCCTGGCCCGGCACGGCGAGTACACCGTCGTCGCCGAGGAGTTCCGCGCGATCGAGACGTACCTGGCGCTGCAGCGGGCGGTGCTCGGCGAGCGGCTGCGCGTCCAGGTGCGGGTCGCGCCGGAGATCCTCGCCGTCGCGGTGCCGTACCTCGTGCTGGAACCGTTGGTGGAGAACGCGATCCGGCACGGCATCGAGCCGCGCCCGGAGGCCGGGCTGGTCCAGGTGCACGGCCAGGCGGAAGGGAACGACTGCGTGATCGTCGTCGAGGACGACGGGGTCGGCATGGACCCGAAGCGGGCCGCGGACCTGCTCGCCGGGCGCGTCGGCGACGACGACGCCGCGGGTCTGGGACTGGCCAATGTGGACAGACGACTGCGGGACGTCTACGGCGCCTGGTACGGCCTGACCGTGGAGACCGAGGTCGGGGCGGGCACCCGGGTGATCGTGCGGGTGCCGCTGTTCCAGCCGGGAGTGCTGCCGTGA
- a CDS encoding sodium/solute symporter, whose protein sequence is MGVALAVAPVVLMTLLIGVRGVAAMRTTSDFLVASRRISPLVNSAAVSGEYLSAASFLGVAGLVVKDGIGALWYPVGFTAGYIAMLVLVAAPMRRSGALTVPDFAEARLNSPALRRLAAVVVLVIGTIYVVPQFRTAGLVLTAVGGTPYWVGVVLAGAAVSVTLALGGMRAATYVQAFQFVLKLLLFLIPAIWLVLQAGAVNRADALNPVEFTHFTRETPVKFEVDVTMVIREPTAVRRNGLAETLPPGEFTAHSQDVFVFGEGTAVPAVRGGAPLGGPDWRRPLLDLGDQGYPLLGTWSVLIATMLGTMGLPHVLMRFHTSPDGRAARRTAAITVALLGIFYLFPGIYGVLGRVLVPGLYLSGATDTVVVALPYQVDSGWAGGLFTALLTAGAFAAFLATSLGLLLVMSGALAHDLVPGGLRRLRFAVFGVAGVMVLLALRSAELDAGVLVTWGFTVAASTFCPLLVLGIWWPRLTAAGGIAGVLTGLVASSGSILFALAGPALHGWVAILVQQPAPWSVPLAFGVMALVSLRGRPPLWATSAMLRLHLDEPRSARPRDRSSTVRRLARLLSR, encoded by the coding sequence GTGGGCGTCGCGCTCGCCGTCGCGCCGGTCGTGCTCATGACGCTGCTGATCGGCGTCCGCGGGGTCGCCGCGATGCGCACGACGTCGGACTTCCTCGTGGCGTCCCGGCGGATCTCACCGCTGGTCAACTCGGCCGCGGTGTCGGGTGAGTACCTGTCGGCGGCGTCGTTCCTCGGCGTCGCGGGGCTCGTCGTCAAGGACGGCATCGGTGCGCTCTGGTACCCGGTCGGCTTCACCGCCGGGTACATCGCGATGCTCGTGCTGGTCGCCGCGCCGATGCGGCGCTCGGGCGCGCTGACGGTGCCCGACTTCGCCGAAGCCCGGCTCAACTCCCCCGCCCTGCGCCGCCTCGCCGCCGTCGTGGTGCTGGTGATCGGCACCATCTACGTCGTCCCGCAGTTCCGCACCGCGGGACTGGTGCTGACGGCGGTCGGCGGCACGCCGTACTGGGTCGGCGTCGTGCTGGCCGGCGCCGCGGTCAGCGTCACCCTGGCGCTGGGCGGGATGCGCGCGGCGACGTACGTCCAGGCGTTCCAGTTCGTGCTGAAGCTGCTGCTGTTCCTGATCCCGGCCATCTGGCTGGTGCTGCAGGCGGGCGCGGTCAACCGGGCCGACGCGCTGAACCCCGTCGAGTTCACCCACTTCACCCGCGAGACGCCGGTGAAGTTCGAGGTCGACGTCACGATGGTGATCCGCGAACCGACCGCCGTCCGGCGCAACGGCCTCGCGGAAACCCTGCCGCCAGGCGAATTCACCGCGCACAGCCAGGACGTCTTCGTGTTCGGGGAAGGCACGGCCGTGCCCGCGGTCCGCGGTGGCGCCCCGCTCGGCGGCCCGGACTGGCGGCGCCCGCTGCTCGACCTCGGCGACCAGGGTTACCCGCTGCTGGGCACGTGGTCCGTGCTCATCGCGACGATGCTCGGCACGATGGGCCTGCCGCACGTGCTCATGCGCTTCCACACCAGCCCGGACGGCCGCGCCGCGCGCCGCACCGCCGCGATCACCGTGGCCCTGCTGGGGATCTTCTACCTCTTCCCCGGCATCTACGGCGTCCTCGGCCGCGTCCTCGTCCCCGGGCTCTACCTCTCCGGCGCGACCGACACGGTCGTCGTCGCCCTGCCGTACCAAGTGGACAGTGGCTGGGCCGGCGGGCTGTTCACGGCGTTGCTGACCGCGGGCGCGTTCGCCGCGTTCCTGGCGACGTCGCTCGGACTGCTGCTGGTGATGTCCGGGGCGCTGGCGCACGACCTGGTGCCCGGTGGGCTGCGACGGCTGCGGTTCGCCGTGTTCGGCGTCGCCGGGGTGATGGTGCTGCTGGCCCTGCGCTCGGCCGAACTGGACGCCGGGGTGCTCGTCACGTGGGGCTTCACCGTCGCCGCGTCGACGTTCTGCCCGCTGCTCGTGCTCGGCATCTGGTGGCCGCGGCTGACCGCGGCCGGCGGCATCGCCGGTGTCCTGACCGGGCTCGTCGCGTCGTCCGGCTCGATCCTGTTCGCCCTCGCCGGCCCGGCACTGCACGGCTGGGTGGCGATCTTGGTGCAGCAACCGGCACCCTGGTCGGTACCGCTGGCGTTCGGCGTAATGGCGTTGGTCTCCCTGCGCGGCCGGCCCCCGCTCTGGGCGACGTCCGCGATGCTCCGCCTGCACCTGGACGAACCCCGTTCGGCCAGGCCGCGCGACCGTTCGTCAACCGTTCGTCGTCTCGCGAGGCTGTTGAGCCGCTGA
- a CDS encoding ABC transporter substrate-binding protein: MNLTKTLVAAGALASAAALLTACGSGTVGDTGGGSSQANSANAKKLALIPGVQAEPFYISLQCGAQAEAKKLGYELTTQAPQKFDAPLQTQLVNALGTNPPAALLIAPTDDTAMLAPIQQVKARGTKIVEVDTSLKDTSVAESSVSSDNAAGGKLAAQTMAKLAAGKSGSVLVLDTIAGTSTTAARVKGFEEELKNTPNLKSVGVQFTQNEPDQAASKVTAALAATPDLIGVFATNLNTGEGAATGLRNSGKVGAVNLIGFDASPSEVEGLKNGQYQALIAQDPASIGTQGVDQAVAALEGKPVTRNLTAQLHSITKDDMAANSQYFYKQSC, encoded by the coding sequence ATGAACTTGACCAAGACGCTCGTCGCGGCCGGGGCGCTGGCGTCCGCCGCCGCGCTGCTCACCGCGTGCGGTTCCGGCACGGTGGGCGACACCGGCGGCGGCAGCAGCCAGGCCAACTCGGCCAACGCCAAGAAGCTCGCGCTGATCCCGGGTGTGCAGGCCGAGCCGTTCTACATCTCGCTGCAGTGCGGCGCGCAGGCCGAGGCGAAGAAGCTCGGCTACGAGCTGACCACGCAGGCGCCCCAGAAGTTCGACGCGCCGCTGCAGACCCAGCTCGTCAACGCGCTCGGCACGAACCCGCCGGCCGCGCTGCTCATCGCGCCCACCGACGACACGGCGATGCTCGCGCCGATCCAGCAGGTCAAGGCGCGCGGCACGAAGATCGTCGAGGTCGACACCTCGCTCAAGGACACCAGTGTCGCGGAGTCGTCCGTCTCCTCCGACAACGCCGCGGGCGGCAAGCTCGCCGCGCAGACCATGGCCAAGCTGGCCGCCGGCAAGAGCGGCTCGGTGCTGGTGCTCGACACCATCGCCGGCACGTCGACGACGGCCGCCCGCGTCAAGGGCTTCGAGGAGGAGCTGAAGAACACGCCGAACCTGAAGTCGGTCGGCGTCCAGTTCACCCAGAACGAGCCCGACCAGGCCGCGTCCAAGGTGACCGCGGCGCTGGCCGCCACCCCGGACCTCATCGGCGTCTTCGCGACCAACCTCAACACCGGTGAGGGCGCGGCGACCGGCCTGCGCAACTCCGGCAAGGTCGGCGCGGTCAACCTGATCGGCTTCGACGCCAGCCCGTCCGAGGTCGAAGGCCTCAAGAACGGCCAGTACCAGGCCCTGATCGCGCAGGACCCGGCGTCGATCGGCACCCAGGGTGTCGACCAGGCGGTCGCGGCGCTCGAGGGCAAGCCGGTGACCCGGAACCTGACCGCGCAGCTGCACTCGATCACCAAGGACGACATGGCGGCCAACTCTCAGTACTTCTACAAGCAGAGCTGCTGA
- a CDS encoding LytR/AlgR family response regulator transcription factor has product MTGLRVLAVDDLPPALDELCRMLREAPEVGEVVGAGDALKALKLLQADRFDAVFLDISMPGLDGLELASLLAKLSEPPVIVFVTAHDGHAVTAYGIGAVDYLLKPVRAERLAAALAKVGRMATPAGRPTPDAMAALPVESGGRTRYVRRDDVLFVEAHGDYVRLHTRGGVHLVRMPISRLEEYWEGTGFSRVHRGFLLAVGAVLELRSDSAGGLLAHTEAGDVPVSRRHARDLRDRLLEAAQRGRLGPGAR; this is encoded by the coding sequence GTGACCGGCCTGCGCGTGCTCGCCGTCGACGACCTGCCGCCCGCGTTGGACGAACTGTGCCGGATGCTGCGCGAAGCGCCCGAAGTCGGCGAAGTCGTCGGCGCGGGTGACGCGCTGAAGGCGTTGAAGCTGCTTCAGGCGGACAGGTTCGACGCGGTGTTCCTCGACATCTCGATGCCCGGTCTCGACGGGCTCGAACTGGCGTCGCTGCTGGCGAAGCTGAGCGAGCCGCCGGTGATCGTGTTCGTCACGGCGCACGACGGCCACGCCGTCACGGCGTACGGCATCGGCGCGGTCGACTACCTGCTCAAACCGGTCCGGGCCGAACGCCTCGCCGCAGCGCTGGCGAAGGTCGGCCGGATGGCGACGCCCGCGGGCCGGCCGACGCCGGACGCGATGGCCGCGCTCCCGGTCGAGTCCGGCGGCCGCACCCGCTACGTCCGCCGGGACGACGTCCTGTTCGTCGAGGCGCACGGCGACTACGTCCGGCTGCACACCCGCGGCGGTGTGCACCTGGTGCGGATGCCGATCTCACGGCTCGAGGAGTACTGGGAGGGCACCGGGTTCAGCCGGGTGCACCGCGGGTTCCTGCTCGCCGTCGGCGCGGTGCTGGAGCTGCGCAGCGACTCCGCCGGCGGGCTGCTCGCGCACACCGAGGCGGGCGACGTCCCGGTCAGCCGGCGCCACGCGCGTGACCTGCGGGACCGGTTGCTCGAAGCCGCCCAGCGCGGCCGGCTCGGGCCGGGCGCGCGATGA
- a CDS encoding ATP-binding cassette domain-containing protein gives MSEILLDAIDLTKHYGSVEALRGASFQARAGEVTALIGDNGAGKSTLVKCLSGAEQPTSGKILLDGAEVHFDSPTTARRLGIETVYQDLAVAPELDPAANLFLGREIHRKGILGKLGMLDKAEMRRRAIEEFQRLGVTLQSTDVPIGSLSGGQRQSVAVARSVVWASKVVFMDEPTAALGVVQRERVLDVIKKVRDKGIAVVLISHNMPEVLSVADRVEVLRLGKRVARFAGAGTKLEDLVAAMTGALVQEEAA, from the coding sequence ATGAGCGAAATCCTGCTGGACGCGATCGACCTGACAAAGCACTACGGGTCGGTCGAAGCACTGCGAGGAGCGTCGTTCCAGGCCCGCGCGGGTGAGGTCACGGCGCTGATCGGCGACAACGGCGCCGGCAAGTCGACGCTCGTCAAGTGCCTCTCCGGCGCGGAGCAGCCGACGTCGGGGAAGATCCTCCTGGACGGCGCGGAAGTGCACTTCGACTCCCCGACGACGGCCCGGCGCCTGGGCATCGAGACCGTCTACCAGGATCTGGCCGTCGCACCGGAGCTGGATCCGGCCGCGAACCTGTTCCTGGGCCGGGAAATCCACCGCAAGGGGATCCTCGGCAAGCTCGGGATGCTGGACAAGGCCGAGATGCGCCGCCGGGCGATCGAGGAGTTCCAGCGGCTCGGCGTGACGCTGCAGAGCACCGACGTCCCGATCGGCTCGCTGTCGGGCGGGCAGCGGCAGAGCGTCGCCGTGGCACGCTCGGTCGTGTGGGCGTCCAAGGTCGTGTTCATGGACGAGCCGACCGCCGCGCTCGGCGTCGTGCAGCGCGAGCGCGTGCTCGACGTCATCAAGAAGGTGCGCGACAAGGGCATCGCCGTCGTGCTGATCAGCCACAACATGCCCGAGGTGCTGTCGGTCGCCGACCGCGTCGAGGTGCTCCGGCTCGGCAAGCGCGTGGCCCGATTCGCCGGCGCGGGCACCAAGCTGGAAGACCTCGTCGCCGCGATGACCGGCGCCCTCGTGCAGGAGGAGGCGGCGTGA